TGCGTGATGAAATAGGTCTCCCCTATCCTGCTGTGCTGTGCTGCCGCCACGATCCCCCTGACCAGGTCTTCCACGTGAACCAGGCTGAGGGAGGCTTCCGGGTTCAGGAGCGGCAAGAACCCCTTCGAAGCGAGCCTGAACATGGGCAGGACTTCCCGGTCCCTGGGACCGTAAACCGTCGGCGGACGCAAGGTCACCAACGGAAGGGGCCCCATCCCTGAAAGGATCCGCTCCCCATCCAGTTTGCTCCGGCCGTAATCGGTGACCGGCAGGGGTCGACGAGTTTCTGCCACAACCTCACCGGACAGACCCGGCCCCACCGCCGCCATGCTCGACACATAGATAAAGACACCGGGAGGCTCCGCCGCCTCTAGGGCGGCTCTTGCCGCCTTCCGGGACCCCTCGGCGTTAACCCTGAAATACTGTTCCCGGGAGGCCGCAGCGGTAGCCCCGGCCAGATGGAAAAAGGCGTCGGTCCCCGAGGCAGCGTCTCTAATGATCGCTTCGGAATCGAGATCACCCTCGACAAGGGTGACAGGCTTACCTTGCAGCCACCTGGTCCTCGACCGGTCGCGGACCAGACATCGCACCTCGGAGCCGCGCTGGAGAAGATGGTCCACCAGGTGGCTTCCGACGAACCCCGTCCCCCCCGTGACGAAGCTGGTGCGGATTTCCCGGAAAGGCATGTGAAAATCTAACATAGGGGTGGAGGCACGGTCAATGGAAGTAAAGGAGTTAACTGTTTACAGTTAACGGTTTACAGTATAACCGCACCGGGAGTTGCAATCACTGTGAACAGTAAACTGTAAACCGCAAACTTCTGCCCTAATGGGCCTCCGCCCAGTTCCTGCCCCAACCCACATCCACCACCAGCGGCACGCTGAGTTCCATGACTCCCTCCATGGTGTTTCTGACGAAGGCAGAGGCTGCCTCGACCTGTCCCTCGGGGACCTCGAAGAGGAGTTCGTCGTGGACCTGCAGGAGCATCCTCGCCCCGGGGGCATGACCGGCCAACCCTCCGTGGACCAGGAGCATGGCCATCTTGATAAGGTCCGCCGCGGTGCCCTGTATCGGCGTGTTGATGGCCATGCGCTCCCCGTACTGGCGGGTGTTGGGGTTCTTCGACTCCAGTTCAGGCAGGATGCGCCTTCTCTTGAGAAGGGTCTGGACGTACCCGTTCTGCCGGGCTTCGGCCAGGATCTTCTCCGTGAACTCCTTCACCCCCGAGTACACGTTGAAGTATTCGTCGATGATGCGGGCGGCTTCGCCCGGGGAGATGCCCAGTTCCCTGGAAAGGCCAAAGGCGCTCATCC
The window above is part of the bacterium genome. Proteins encoded here:
- a CDS encoding NAD-dependent epimerase/dehydratase family protein, with the protein product MPFREIRTSFVTGGTGFVGSHLVDHLLQRGSEVRCLVRDRSRTRWLQGKPVTLVEGDLDSEAIIRDAASGTDAFFHLAGATAAASREQYFRVNAEGSRKAARAALEAAEPPGVFIYVSSMAAVGPGLSGEVVAETRRPLPVTDYGRSKLDGERILSGMGPLPLVTLRPPTVYGPRDREVLPMFRLASKGFLPLLNPEASLSLVHVEDLVRGIVAAAQHSRIGETYFITHPEPIATVDLPGYFSDALGRRVRGLRVPGGVLAAAASVSEGWGRLTGRMPVFNRQKVRELTAASWVCSYEKAREQIDFTAGIAIADGVARTARWYEEQGWL